The DNA sequence GGCAATTGCCACGCGTTGCTGTTCGCCACCGGACAACTGTGTCGGAAAATGCCGGATGCGCTCATGCAAACCGACCTTGTTCAGCCATTGACGCGCCTCTCTTTCAGGATTTGGCTCGCCTGTGATTTGAAGCGGTAACATCACATTTTCCAGCGCTGTGAGTTCAGGGAGCAATTCAAAAGATTGAAACACGAAGGCAACCCGGCCAAGGCGGATGGCCGCACGCTGGTCTTCATCGAGCGCATTGAGATTTTGCCCGAGCAACTCGACAGTACCTGACGTGGGCAGATGCAACCCAGCCAGTATTGACAACAAGCTGGTTTTTCCTGAGCCGGAGCGACCGACAATGGCAACCACTTCTGATGCATAGACTTCCATTGAAATATTATTCAAAATGGGGATCGTTTTACCGCCTAAAGTGACATGCCAAGTGACTTGGTGAGCGGAGATAACTGGTGTTAAGGAATGCAATTGACTAGACACTTCTTAGCGATTCTTTTTTTGCTTGTTTGGTGTGATAGTGCCCTATCCGAGCCCTTGAAACAACAGCGAATTTTAATCTTGGGAGACAGCTTGTCTGCCGCGCATGGACTTCAAACTGAAGAAGGTTGGGTGGCGTTGTGGCAGCGAAAAATTAAGAAGAACCGTCTACCCGTGGAGGTTATCAATGCGAGTCGGTCCGGCGAAACCACACAGGGAGCGAGACAGCGCCTTCCCAACCTACTGCGCCAGCATCGCCCGGACTGGGTTTTAATCGAGCTTGGCGCCAATGACGGGTTACGGGGCTTCCCGCCACAGGTTATCCAGAAAAATCTTAGTCACTTGATAGATGGAGTGTTCGCGCAAGGCGGTAAAGTTATTTTGATGCAAATTCGTTTGCCTGAGAGCTATGGAAAGGATTATGTCAATGCGTTTGAAAACATTTATCCGCGTCTGGCTGAAATGAAAAATGTGCCACTCGTCCCATTTTTGTTGACACCACTGGCAGACAGGCCTGAGATGTTTCAAAGTGACCGCATTCATCCGACCCGCGAGGCACAAGCGATCGTCGCCGAATTTATGGAAGAATCACTGACGAAAATCATCCAGCGTGCCCAGCATGACTGAGGGAGTCAAAAGCAGATGGCTTGGTTAATTCTTTATGTTGCGCTCGCACTTAGCGTCTCGTTCGTATGTTCCATCGCGGAGGCTGTTTTGCTCAGCGTCACGCGCGGCTACATCGGTGCATTAAAAAAAGAAAGGCCAGTGCAGGCAAGACGTTTGGCAAAACTGAAAAAAGATATTGATAAGCCGCTTGCGGCCATTCTAACGCTCAACACAATTGCCCATACAGTTGGTGCGACAGGTGCTGGCGCTCAGGCGGTAGAGGTATTCGGAGATGCCTATATTGGACTGGTCTCGGGTGTGTTGACATTGCTCATTTTGGTTGTCAGCGAAATTATTCCGAAAAGTTTGGGCGCAACCTACTGGCGGCAGTTGGCACCTGCCGTGGCCATTTTTTGCAATTGGCTTTTGGCGCTTTTGTATCCGGCCGTTGTTGCTGCCCAAGGGATTACCAAACTCTTATCAAATGAAAAAAAGGGGGAGGGGATCAGTCGTGACGAAATTTCCGCAATTGTGGACATCGGGCGGCTGGACGGTCGGCTGACGCCAGCAGAATCATCTGCGCTGAAAAATATTTTGAATTCGGCTCCATTGCCTATCTCACGATGCATGACTCCGCGGAGCGTTATGTTTACAGTCTCCCAAGACAAGACGGTCGAATGGTATTTTCATCGTTTCGATAAAAAGCGATTTTCACGCATTCCTGTCTACAAGGGTGATGAGCCGGACGAAATTGTCGGCTTTGTTTTGCGATCGGACTTGTTATTGGCGCAGGCGCGTGGCAATGGTGAACGACAAATTGGCGATTACAAGCGTCCACTGATGACACTGCTGGATAAGGCTTCAACCATCCATGCACTGAGCCGACTTCTTCAGAAAAGCCAACATATTGCGCTTGTCGTGAACGAATACGGCACAGTGCGCGGCCTTATCACCCTAGAAGACCTGCTTGAGACCCTGATAGGGGTCGAA is a window from the Gammaproteobacteria bacterium genome containing:
- a CDS encoding ABC transporter ATP-binding protein, which gives rise to MEVYASEVVAIVGRSGSGKTSLLSILAGLHLPTSGTVELLGQNLNALDEDQRAAIRLGRVAFVFQSFELLPELTALENVMLPLQITGEPNPEREARQWLNKVGLHERIRHFPTQLSGGEQQRVAIARAFVTNPQIVFADEPTGNLDETTAKAITDLMFDLNEKYGTTMVFVTHDQALAQRCHRTFSMRSGTLQTDETLPS
- a CDS encoding arylesterase, giving the protein MQLTRHFLAILFLLVWCDSALSEPLKQQRILILGDSLSAAHGLQTEEGWVALWQRKIKKNRLPVEVINASRSGETTQGARQRLPNLLRQHRPDWVLIELGANDGLRGFPPQVIQKNLSHLIDGVFAQGGKVILMQIRLPESYGKDYVNAFENIYPRLAEMKNVPLVPFLLTPLADRPEMFQSDRIHPTREAQAIVAEFMEESLTKIIQRAQHD
- a CDS encoding HlyC/CorC family transporter — protein: MAWLILYVALALSVSFVCSIAEAVLLSVTRGYIGALKKERPVQARRLAKLKKDIDKPLAAILTLNTIAHTVGATGAGAQAVEVFGDAYIGLVSGVLTLLILVVSEIIPKSLGATYWRQLAPAVAIFCNWLLALLYPAVVAAQGITKLLSNEKKGEGISRDEISAIVDIGRLDGRLTPAESSALKNILNSAPLPISRCMTPRSVMFTVSQDKTVEWYFHRFDKKRFSRIPVYKGDEPDEIVGFVLRSDLLLAQARGNGERQIGDYKRPLMTLLDKASTIHALSRLLQKSQHIALVVNEYGTVRGLITLEDLLETLIGVEIVDEGDEVDDMQKLAFRKRGHFQKSIREKE